CGTAATTCGAACGGATTATAATTATCAATTAGAGTATTTCGTATACCAACATCATAAAAATATATTTTTTTAAGCTTAGTAACCTCACTGTATTTATTAGTGGCAAGTGGCGAAAGTGTAAAGATGATAAAGGCCTGTTCAAGTAGGCGAATATAAGATTCTATTGTTACACTACTTACTGAGAGTTCTTTAGCAAGCTTAAAATATGAAACTTCATTACCTATTTGCAAAGCAAGTAAGCGAAGTAGCTTTGACAGCAGTTCTGGTTTACGTACTCCCTGGTAGCTCAATAAATCACGATACAGATAATCACTGGCGATTTCAGAAATAATTGCACGTGCCCGCTTAGGTTGTGCAACAAGTTCAGGGTAACTTCCATATATCAATCGTTCAGTTAACCGATCACGTAACTCGTGTAGAGAAAAAGTGTTAGCTAGTTCTTTGATTGAAAGTGGAAAAAGATAATATTTTATGTTTCGTCCAGTTAAGGGTTCATTAATCGTATTAGCTAACTCAAAGGAGCTTGAACCAGTGGCAATAATTTGAATATCCGGATAATTATCAGCTAGAATTTTTAAGGTTAAGCCGATATTTTCCACTCTCTGTGCTTCATCCAAAATAAATAGATTTCCCTCACCAAGATACTGACGCAAGGCCTCGGCTGACTTTGGAGCTAAGCTCTGCGCAACCGCTGGATTATCGCACGACAAATAAACCCCGTTATGTTTTTTAAGGATTTCCCTGCATAACGTAGTTTTTCCCACTTGTCTGGGGCCATAGATAATAATAACCTTGCCAAAAAAGAGGTTTTTTAATATTGGTTCTAGATTTTTTCGTTGAAAAATAAGGGTATTATGCATAAATTTAAGTTTTTTAATTATACTATAAATTATAGTATCATTTTTTTAATTATAATGCAAATACTGAGAAAATATCAACTAATTTAATCATTTATATCTAGAATTAATTATCGTCCTCCTTTTCCTTAAAATGTTCATAGGCTCTGGGGGTTACTTGTCTGCCTCTCGGGGTTCTTTCCAGAAAACCTAGACGGATAAGGTATGGTTCATATACTTCTTCAATGGTGGCTATATCTTCCCCAATAGCTGCGGCAATCGTGGAAAGTCCCACCGGTCCACCTGAGAAATTATCCATAATGGTTTTAAGTATTTTTCTATCTAACTTATCCAACCCAACTTCATCAACCTCTAAAAGTGCCATAGCTTCTTCAGATAGACTCTCGGTAATCTTCCCCTCACCCTTAACCTCACAATAATCCCTAACTCTTCTTAAAAGACGATTAGCAATTCTCGGGGTACGCCTTGAACGATTAGCCAACAATTTCCCGGACTGATTCTCCAGTCCCACACCTAAAATTCTGGCGCTCCTTTCCAGTATTTTTTCCAAATCTTCAACTTCATAAAAATCCAGATGATAAGTCATACCAAAACGATCTCGCAAGGGTGAGGATAAAAGACTGGCCTTGGTAGTTGCCCCGATAATCGTAAAACGAGGTAGATCAAGTCTAAGCATCTTAGCTGAAGGACCTTTACCGATTACAATATCTAAGGCATAATCTTCCATCGCCGGATAAAGCACTTCTTCAATTAATCTCGGTAAGCGATGTATCTCATCAATAAAAAGAATATCTCCTGGCTGGAGGTTGGTTAAAATGGCAGCTAAATCTCCAGCTTTTTCCAAAGCCGGTCCTGAAGTAACTCTAATTTGCGCACCTAACTCTTTAGCTACAATATGAGCCAAAGTTGTCTTACCCAAACCGGGAGGACCATATAAAAGAACATGATCTATGGGCTCACCCCGAGCCTTAGCTGCTTTAATTAAAATTTCCAAATTAGCTTTAACTCTTTCTTGTCCAACATAATCTTCCAAACTACGCGGACGCAAACCCACCTCAGCCGAGGCTTCGTCGTTCTCTGTCGTTAAACGAGGGTCAATGGGTTTAGACATAGGAAATACTTAAAGATTAATAAAAGATAAGGTAAAGGAGAAGAATGGCGGAATAGCCGAATAACAAAAACCATTTATTAGACCAACCGATACCGGAAAAATGAAATTTAGATAAAGGCCAAATGATCGGGGTAGGAAAAGCTTTGCCGGAATGAGTAAAGATATCTATTAAAATATGCAATCCCCAACCGCACCAAGCTAAAGCTAACCAATCTAAAGAAAAAAGTTTAAATAAGATAAAGATAACCAACCAAACTAATAGGCTATGCGAAATATTATACAGCTTAAAAACAAAGGGCGGGAAAATGGATTGTGGAGGTTTTTTAAAAAATAAAATCTTATGTAAAAAAGCACTATTAAACATGCCACCAAAACTAACCAAATCCGGCAAGATGCCGAATAAAATTGTAACTGTTCTTTGGGTAGTTGGCATATCTTTAAAAACCAAATTGGTTAAAAGAATATGAGAAATCATGTCCATAAAGAAAATTTGAGATAAATATTTAACTTACAACAATCTTAGAATCTAAAATCAAAGACTATTGCTTAGTCGGGGTTTTGCCTCGCAGAGCATCTTTAACAAGGTCTTTTACTTCATCGGAAAAATCGGCGTTAAGAATCCATTGCAGGAAACCGGGTTCAGTTTGGGCTACCGCTGCCAGGCTCTGATTCTTAAACTTGGAAAAACCAAAATAAAGGACACCGTCTTTCCAATAGAACTTACCTTCAACATCAGCACGGTCTTCGCACATTTCTTCATGCGCCCGTCTAACCTCTTCCCAACCGTATTTTGCCAATTGGGCGATAATCACTTCATCCGTAGCTTTAACATCCACTAAGGCGTCATGGGCTCCCACTAACTCTTTACCACAATAAAGACGATAGGCAGTGGTTAGGTTACGAGGCTCCATGTAATGATAAATAACTTTTCCATCTATAATCCTCTCCGGACTATAACTAAAGGCCAAACCAGAGCGCATAAATTCTCTTTTTAAAAGAGGTAGATCAAAACCCACTACATTAAATCCTCCGTAATAAGAATCTTTAAAAAGATCAAAGATCTCTTGAGCCTGTTCTTTAAAAAGCGGTTGATCTAATAAATCTTGGTTAACATAGCCATGGGTCTTGGAAGCTTCGGGAGAAATCGGGTAATCTGGATTAAAAAGACGCATTTCACTAATCGCCTCACCCTGTCCCGGGCGATGCAGAACATAAGCCAATTGAATAATCCGATCATCATTAACCGACAAACCAGTAGTTTCAAGGTCAAAAACGATTAAGGGCTTATCTAAACCCAAATGATCCGCCTGATTAAGTTTCATAACTTATAATATAAATATAAAAACGATAAACCCTCCTATATCTTAATATCAGTATATCTTAAGATAAGGAAAATTGCTAATTTATAAAAAACAGCCTCATAGTGTTAAATGAAGCCGTAAATTTTATTAAGTTTTAACAACTAATCCTAAAATTAAGATGATAACCAAACAATAACGAATATAATTATTGCTAATAAACAAAAAGCTAAAAATCCTATAAAAATCATCAGTAATAATCTCTTGAAGCTTATCTCGCGGGTAAAGTCATTAGAATAACTTTTTAATTTACGATATTTTTTTACTGGTATAAGTCCTAATCTACCTGGAGCGGTGTTTGGAATAACAATTAATATAATAGTAATTATATACAAAAGAATAAACAAAACTGGGCTAAAAATCTTATCATACCACATGAGCTCACCCTCTGAGTCTTTAAGAATATTTTTCTCAACATACTCCTGGTACTCTTTATTTTTCTGAGCTTCTCTCTCAAACCAATCCATCTTCTTGGGAGATTTTTGTATATCGTCCATAGATATAATTAATTAATAGCAGAAAACTAACCTGACAAATTACTAATGACTTTCTTTAATAATTCCATTGTATCATATTTTTTATCACAAAGGAATTCATATTCTTAGCAATAAAATATAATATAAAACCCCAAAAAACCATCCCCTTGCCAAGCCTTAAAAGACATGATAGCATAGGATTATCACCTTATTAATAACTGTTTCCTTTTGTTGCGGTGATCTGTTTATACCTCAGTTATGCTTTGTTTAAACCTTTTTATTACTAAATCTCTTCATCTCCCTTTAAAATCAGAGGGGATTTTGACGTTTTCCTCGGTTAAAAAACATCTTTAATTTGGTATACGATCAGCGCGGCCAAGGAGTTTATCCTTATGCCATATCTTATCTACGGCGGCATAGCTTTGCTATCTTTGGCTTTGGGCTACTGGCTACGTAAACAACGTGCCCTGTCTGAAACCAATAGTGCGGAATTACGCGCCGAAAAAATTATTACCGAAGCT
This genomic window from Patescibacteria group bacterium contains:
- a CDS encoding ATP-binding protein; protein product: MHNTLIFQRKNLEPILKNLFFGKVIIIYGPRQVGKTTLCREILKKHNGVYLSCDNPAVAQSLAPKSAEALRQYLGEGNLFILDEAQRVENIGLTLKILADNYPDIQIIATGSSSFELANTINEPLTGRNIKYYLFPLSIKELANTFSLHELRDRLTERLIYGSYPELVAQPKRARAIISEIASDYLYRDLLSYQGVRKPELLSKLLRLLALQIGNEVSYFKLAKELSVSSVTIESYIRLLEQAFIIFTLSPLATNKYSEVTKLKKIYFYDVGIRNTLIDNYNPFELRNDSGVLLENFFIAEKMKEKMYSDISYKNYFWRTKSGQEIDYVEEYRAGEEYKLFECKWDRAKASIPQAWRKNYPESSLAIISKHTVIDELIRPYKQEGS
- the ruvB gene encoding Holliday junction branch migration DNA helicase RuvB — its product is MSKPIDPRLTTENDEASAEVGLRPRSLEDYVGQERVKANLEILIKAAKARGEPIDHVLLYGPPGLGKTTLAHIVAKELGAQIRVTSGPALEKAGDLAAILTNLQPGDILFIDEIHRLPRLIEEVLYPAMEDYALDIVIGKGPSAKMLRLDLPRFTIIGATTKASLLSSPLRDRFGMTYHLDFYEVEDLEKILERSARILGVGLENQSGKLLANRSRRTPRIANRLLRRVRDYCEVKGEGKITESLSEEAMALLEVDEVGLDKLDRKILKTIMDNFSGGPVGLSTIAAAIGEDIATIEEVYEPYLIRLGFLERTPRGRQVTPRAYEHFKEKEDDN
- a CDS encoding 3'-5' exonuclease, translating into MKLNQADHLGLDKPLIVFDLETTGLSVNDDRIIQLAYVLHRPGQGEAISEMRLFNPDYPISPEASKTHGYVNQDLLDQPLFKEQAQEIFDLFKDSYYGGFNVVGFDLPLLKREFMRSGLAFSYSPERIIDGKVIYHYMEPRNLTTAYRLYCGKELVGAHDALVDVKATDEVIIAQLAKYGWEEVRRAHEEMCEDRADVEGKFYWKDGVLYFGFSKFKNQSLAAVAQTEPGFLQWILNADFSDEVKDLVKDALRGKTPTKQ